The following coding sequences are from one Spea bombifrons isolate aSpeBom1 chromosome 13, aSpeBom1.2.pri, whole genome shotgun sequence window:
- the LOC128471845 gene encoding E3 ubiquitin/ISG15 ligase TRIM25-like encodes MAEDRQLLLRLQPNDLTCSICISHYTFPTTLPCGHTFCKNCIERYWQEKTRLICPMCQTSFEKKPELNKNTDIASLLEILRKPNNRTHKDCQSCTGRGALKLCLPCMAPLCKDHLLLHSEDTLGQRHLLVNPLTGGSTWLCRDHEEGLQYFCEPHCSPLCPACVVQHKACKPELLLHRYRANKEKIQERIAEVNKDITIKEHEIMDLKNAYQEFQILVCDIKDNLTRDFREMRDYIEKQERASFWRIQMERDRAQKGILGAIQPLTVQIEELKKLKADLEDNLQNNWMEVLTDTKESDISQRASPATWHTSIFDENRIIDTTLVISEIKQSLLAHGLLEQRPCPPKQVFEETIGSQTVPSTGTGHPAVNAPPETGDQAVNAPLVTGDPAVNAPLETGDPAVNAPLVTGDPAVNAPLETGDPAVNTPLETGDPAVNAPLETGYPAVNAPLETGDLAVNAPLDTGYRNLLQWAQNLSFDRETVHNRLSLLQNSKTVIVTGTVNKHPKHSRRFTCSQVLCCEGFSAGCHYWEINTKDSNSWAIAAAAKEMGIEDKLGRNGCSWCVEWNKEHLSTWHANEAIIIPHGKPDTVGVFLDCGERVITFYSVQEAAVTLLHSYRLDFQTEIFPAVWLFGLKAGNSLTIKDLRRL; translated from the exons ATGGCGGAGGACAGGCAGTTGCTGCTCAGGCTGCAGCCCAATGACCTGACCTGCTCTATCTGTATAAGCCACTATACTTTCCCAACCACACTGCCATGTGGGCATACCTTCTGCAAAAACTGCATTGAGAGATACTGGCAAGAGAAAACCAGACTCATCTGCCCAATGTGCCAGACATCATTTGAAAAGAAGCCGGAGCTCAACAAGAACACAGACATTGCCTCTCTACTGGAGATTCTACGCAAACCAAATAACAGGACCCACAAGGACTGCCAGTCCTGCACCGGCCGAGGAGCACTAAAACTGTGTTTACCATGCATGGCCCCTCTGTGCAAAGACCACCTCCTGCTCCACAGTGAGGATACGCTAGGACAGCGACACCTGCTGGTGAATCCGTTAACTGGCGGCTCCACCTGGCTGTGCAGGGACCATGAAGAAGGGCTGCAGTATTTCTGCGAGCCTCACTGCTCCCCCTTGTGTCCAGCCTGTGTAGTGCAGCATAAGGCTTGTAAACCTGAGCTCTTGCTGCATCGCTACAGGGCCAATAAG GAAAAAATCCAAGAGAGGATTGCTGAAGTGAACAAAGATATCACAATTAAAGAGCACGAGATAATGGATTTGAAAAACGCTTATCAGGAATTCCAG ATCCTAGTCTGTGATATTAAAGATAATCTCACCCGAGACTTCAGAGAGATGAGGGATTATATCGAGAAGCAGGAGCGGGCATCCTTTTGGAGAATTCAGATGGAGCGAGACAGAGCACAGAAGGGCATTCTGGGAGCTATCCAGCCCCTCACTGTCCAGATTGAGGAACTGAAGAAACTCAAAGCAGATCTGGAGGACAATCTACAAAATAACTGGATGGAAGTGCTGACG GACACAAAGGAAAGCGATATCAGCCAAAGAGCATCTCCTGCAACTTGGCATACATCGATATTTGATGAAAACAGGATTATAGACACGACCCTTGTGATATCGGAAATTAAACAAAGTCTCCTTGCTCACGGTCTTCTAGAACAACGTCCCTGTCCACCAAAACAAG TGTTTGAAGAAACAATTGGATCCCAGACAGTTCCATCTACTGGGACAGGGCACCCGGCAGTAAACGCGCCACCGGAGACGGGGGACCAGGCAGTAAATGCGCCACTGGTCACGGGGGACCCGGCAGTAAACGCGCCACTGGAGACGGGGGACCCGGCAGTAAACGCGCCACTGGTCACGGGGGACCCGGCAGTAAACGCGCCACTGGAGACGGGGGACCCGGCAGTAAACACGCCACTGGAGACGGGGGACCCGGCAGTAAACGCGCCACTGGAGACGGGGTACCCGGCAGTAAACGCGCCACTGGAGACGGGGGACTTGGCAGTAAACGCGCCACTGGACACAGGGTACCGTAACCTTCTGCAGT GGGCACAGAACTTATCCTTTGATCGCGAGACTGTCCATAACCGCTTGTCTCTGTTACAAAATTCCAAGACGGTGATTGTGACCGGCACGGTGAATAAGCACCCCAAACACTCCCGGAGATTTACCTGCAGTCAGGTGCTGTGCTGTGAAGGCTTCTCTGCCGGCTGCCACTACTGGGAGATTAACACCAAGGACAGCAACTCCTGGGCCATCGCGGCTGCAGCCAAAGAGATGGGCATTGAAGACAAATTGGGTCGAAATGGCTGCTCGTGGTGTGTGGAATGGAACAAGGAGCACCTGTCCACGTGGCACGCTAACGAGGCTATCATTATCCCCCATGGAAAGCCGGACACAGTGGGAGTCTTCCTCGACTGTGGAGAGAGGGTGATCACGTTTTATTCGGTGCAGGAGGCGGCCGTGACTCTGCTTCACTCTTACAGACTGGATTTCCAGACCGAAATCTTCCCCGCCGTTTGGCTGTTTGGCTTAAAAGCAGGAAATTCTTTAACGATAAAAGATTTAAGAAGGCTTTAG